The Bacteroidota bacterium genome includes the window AACAAGCGGTATGTCAGCTATGCGATCACGGGGCTTGTCGTGGTGATCGCGGCAACCCTGATCTTTATCAATAACCGGCGGGCGAGCAACGAGAAAGCCGCCACGGAGTTGGGGAGGGTCTATGGAGTGTACGATCAGGCGCAGAGCCCGGCCCAGTTCCAGCAGGCGATCGACGGACAGCGGGAGCGCGGCATCATGGGGCTGAAGGCGATCGTCGAGAATTACGGGAACACCGAATCCGGAGAGATCGCCCGTCTCTATCTCGCCAACGCCTACTACAACCTCGGGAAATACGACGAGTCGATGCAGCAATATGAGAGCTTCAACAGCGGGAACAAGCTGCTCGAGGCCTCGGCCCAGTCGGGTCTTGCCTCCTGTCATGAAGCGAAGGGAGAATACGCAAAAGCTGCCGCGAGCTATGAAAAGGCCGCCGGTATGGTATCAAACCAGATCAACACGCCGGAGTATCTCACCTCTGCAGCCCGCTGTTATGGAAAGGCGGGGGACAAAGAGAAGGCCATCGCACTTCTGAAACGCCTCAAAACGGAATACCCGACCTCGCCGCAAGCCCGGGACGTCGATCGGTACATCAGTGAATTCTCGGCCTAGTGGGGGCATCGCGTTTGAGTAAACCCATCCGCCCGCCGGAATGGGTTTTTTATTTTGACGGCACTCGCCGGCATGCGGCTCGGACTTAACAGGCAGCTCTCCCGGGAAGTCCTGTCGCTCGCTACGCCCGCCGTCGCGGGTCTTTCTTTCCAGATGGTTGTTTCGATTGTCAACACCGCGATGGTCGGGAGACTGGAAGATACCCAGGTCCAGCTCGCGGCCCTCGGGCTTGGCTTCCTCGGCACC containing:
- a CDS encoding tetratricopeptide repeat protein; this translates as MLTPKKKISKKEIKQDELLNVYVKASSFYYENKRYVSYAITGLVVVIAATLIFINNRRASNEKAATELGRVYGVYDQAQSPAQFQQAIDGQRERGIMGLKAIVENYGNTESGEIARLYLANAYYNLGKYDESMQQYESFNSGNKLLEASAQSGLASCHEAKGEYAKAAASYEKAAGMVSNQINTPEYLTSAARCYGKAGDKEKAIALLKRLKTEYPTSPQARDVDRYISEFSA